A window of Dehalococcoidales bacterium genomic DNA:
TGACGAGGTCAGAGTGCTGATAGTCACCGGGGCCGGCCGTGGCTTCCATGCCGGCGATGACGTTAAGGAGATTTTCCTGGGTGAAGACCGCGAAGAACGCCGTCGCAAGGGTAAGCTCGCCCGTCTGCAAGGCATCCGGACCCCTACGTATTTCGAAGGAATCTTCAAGCCGGTCATCGGTGCGATAAATGGACCTGCGGTCGGTGCCGGCTTCGAGATTGCTTTGCAGTGTGATATCAGGATTGCCTCGGAAAACGCCAAATTCGGATATTTCTACGTACGACGAGGCATGATTGGTACTTACCCGGTGGGAATCATGATGCTGCCGCACCTGGTGGGGGCTTCCCGTGCCCTGGAGATGATGATGTCCGGTGAGCTAATCGATGCTGCCGAAGCAGACAGCATCGGACTGGTCAGCCGGATAGTATCTCAGGAGCACCTCATGGAAGAGGCACAAGCGGTGGCCCGGAAGCTGCTGCAGGCTGCTCCTCTGGCCCAGCAGGCGGTCAAACAGGCTTTCTATCGCGCCATGTTTGAACCGCACCGTCTCGCCGACTTCATGGCTACGACCGGCCCCGGCCTGATGGAGACCGAGGACCATCTTGAAGGCGCACAGGCATTCGCCGAGAAGAGACCCCCGATATACAGAGGGAGGTAGCACCACTCGGTGACAGATAGTGTGAAACAGCAGCTTTACCATAAAATACTTTACAATAACATGCAAAAAGACTTGACAAATAACTCCATTGTGGTATACTGAGCTTGTACTGCCGTGAGGCAAGTATG
This region includes:
- a CDS encoding enoyl-CoA hydratase/isomerase family protein; the protein is MSYETVIYKKEGEIATLTFNRPHVMNAQNYQQSQETRQAIQEANHDDEVRVLIVTGAGRGFHAGDDVKEIFLGEDREERRRKGKLARLQGIRTPTYFEGIFKPVIGAINGPAVGAGFEIALQCDIRIASENAKFGYFYVRRGMIGTYPVGIMMLPHLVGASRALEMMMSGELIDAAEADSIGLVSRIVSQEHLMEEAQAVARKLLQAAPLAQQAVKQAFYRAMFEPHRLADFMATTGPGLMETEDHLEGAQAFAEKRPPIYRGR